Proteins encoded within one genomic window of Mycolicibacterium monacense:
- a CDS encoding arginine repressor: MTSAVTRAGRQARIVAILSSHSVRSQGELAAKLADEGIEVTQATLSRDLEELGAVKLRGADGGVGVYVVPEDGSPVRGVAGGTDRLTRLLGDLLVSTDASGNLAVLRTPPGAAHYLASALDRAALPYVVGTIAGDDTIMVVAREPMSGVELAATLENLK, from the coding sequence ATGACTTCCGCGGTGACCAGAGCCGGACGACAGGCCCGTATCGTGGCGATCCTGTCGTCGCATTCCGTGCGCAGCCAGGGTGAGCTGGCCGCCAAGCTCGCCGACGAGGGGATCGAGGTCACCCAGGCCACGCTGTCGCGCGACCTCGAGGAACTCGGTGCGGTCAAACTGCGCGGTGCCGACGGCGGCGTCGGCGTCTACGTCGTCCCCGAGGACGGCAGCCCCGTGCGGGGTGTCGCCGGCGGCACCGACCGGCTCACCCGGCTGCTCGGTGACCTCCTGGTGTCCACGGACGCCAGCGGCAACCTCGCCGTACTGCGCACGCCGCCCGGTGCGGCACACTATCTCGCCAGCGCGCTCGATCGGGCTGCGCTGCCGTACGTCGTCGGCACCATCGCCGGCGACGACACCATCATGGTGGTGGCCCGCGAGCCCATGTCGGGCGTCGAGCTGGCCGCCACCCTTGAGAACCTGAAATAA
- a CDS encoding argininosuccinate synthase, whose protein sequence is MSERVILAYSGGLDTSVAISWIGKETGREVVAVAIDLGQGGEDMDVVRQRALDCGAVEAVVVDARDEFAENYCLPAIQSNALYMDRYPLVSGLSRPLIVKHLVDAAREHKGGIVAHGCTGKGNDQVRFEVGFASLAPDLEVLAPVRDYAWTREKAIAFAEENAIPINVTKRSPFSIDQNVWGRAVETGFLEHLWNAPTKDVYDYTEDPTLNWSTPDEVIVGFDKGVPVSVDGRDVTVLQAIEELNRRAGAQGVGRLDVVEDRLVGIKSREIYEAPGAMVLITAHTELEHVTLERELGRFKRTTDQKWGELVYDGLWFSPLKTALESFVAKTQEHVSGEIRLVLHGGHIAVNGRRSQESLYDFNLATYDEGDTFDQSSAKGFVHVHGLSSSISARRDLGIK, encoded by the coding sequence ATGTCCGAACGCGTCATCCTGGCGTACTCCGGCGGTCTGGACACCTCGGTGGCGATCAGCTGGATCGGCAAGGAGACCGGGCGCGAGGTGGTGGCGGTCGCCATCGACCTCGGTCAGGGCGGCGAGGACATGGACGTCGTGCGCCAGCGTGCCCTCGACTGCGGTGCGGTCGAAGCCGTCGTCGTCGACGCCCGCGACGAGTTCGCCGAGAACTACTGCCTGCCCGCCATCCAGTCCAACGCGCTCTACATGGACCGCTATCCGCTGGTGTCCGGGCTCAGCCGGCCGCTGATCGTCAAACACCTCGTCGACGCCGCCCGCGAACACAAGGGCGGCATCGTCGCGCACGGCTGCACGGGCAAGGGCAACGACCAGGTCCGCTTCGAGGTCGGGTTCGCCTCGCTGGCGCCGGATCTCGAGGTGCTCGCCCCGGTCCGCGACTATGCGTGGACGCGCGAGAAGGCGATCGCGTTCGCCGAGGAGAACGCGATCCCGATCAACGTCACCAAGCGCTCACCGTTCTCGATCGACCAGAACGTGTGGGGCCGCGCGGTGGAGACCGGATTCCTCGAGCACCTGTGGAACGCGCCCACCAAGGACGTCTACGACTACACCGAGGATCCGACACTCAACTGGAGCACCCCCGACGAGGTGATCGTCGGTTTCGACAAGGGTGTGCCGGTGTCCGTCGACGGCCGCGACGTGACCGTGCTGCAGGCGATCGAGGAACTCAACCGCCGTGCGGGCGCGCAGGGCGTGGGCCGCCTCGATGTCGTCGAGGACCGGTTGGTCGGCATCAAGAGCCGCGAGATCTACGAGGCCCCCGGTGCGATGGTGCTCATCACCGCGCACACCGAACTCGAACATGTCACGCTGGAACGCGAACTCGGCCGGTTCAAGCGCACCACCGACCAGAAGTGGGGTGAGCTGGTCTACGACGGGCTGTGGTTCTCCCCGCTGAAGACCGCGCTCGAGTCGTTCGTCGCCAAGACGCAGGAACACGTCAGCGGTGAGATCCGGCTGGTGCTGCACGGTGGCCACATCGCCGTGAATGGACGCCGGAGCCAGGAATCTCTGTACGACTTCAACCTGGCCACCTACGACGAGGGCGACACCTTCGACCAGTCCTCGGCCAAGGGCTTCGTGCACGTGCACGGCCTGAGCTCGAGCATCTCCGCGCGCCGCGACCTGGGCATCAAGTGA
- the argH gene encoding argininosuccinate lyase: protein MSTNEGSLWGGRFADGPADALAALSKSTHFDWVLAPYDIAASKAHARVLFSAGLLTEDQRDGLLAGLDSLASDVADGSFAPLVTDEDVHGALERGLIDRVGAELGGRLRAGRSRNDQVATLFRAWLRDAIRRVADGVLGVVSALATQAAAHPTAIMPGKTHLQSAQPVLLAHHLLAHAHPLLRDVDRLADFDKRAAVSPYGAGALAGSSLGLDPDAIAAELGFDSAADNSIDATAARDFAAEAAFVLAMIGVDLSRLAEDIILWSTTEFGYVTLHDAWSTGSSIMPQKKNPDIAELARGKSGRLIGNLTGLLATLKAQPLAYNRDLQEDKEPVFDSVAQLELLLPAVAGLVSTLRFDVDRMAELAPLGYTLATDVAEWLVRRGVPFRVAHEAAGAAVRAAEARGVGLEDLEDAELTGIHPELTGDVREVLTVEGSVNSRDARGGTAPVQVAKQLNVVRDTADRLRLALRR from the coding sequence GTGAGCACCAACGAAGGCTCACTGTGGGGCGGCCGGTTCGCCGACGGACCCGCCGACGCGCTGGCCGCGCTGAGCAAGTCGACGCATTTCGACTGGGTGCTGGCGCCCTACGACATCGCGGCGTCCAAAGCGCATGCCCGCGTGTTGTTCTCGGCCGGACTGCTGACCGAGGACCAGCGTGACGGTCTGCTGGCCGGTCTCGACAGCCTGGCCTCCGACGTCGCCGACGGCTCCTTCGCGCCGCTGGTCACCGACGAGGACGTGCACGGTGCGCTCGAACGAGGCCTGATCGACCGGGTCGGGGCCGAACTCGGCGGCCGGCTGCGGGCCGGGCGCTCGCGCAACGATCAGGTGGCCACCCTGTTCCGGGCGTGGCTGCGCGACGCGATCCGCCGCGTCGCCGACGGGGTGCTCGGCGTGGTGAGCGCCCTGGCGACCCAGGCCGCCGCCCACCCGACCGCGATCATGCCTGGCAAGACGCACCTGCAGTCGGCGCAGCCCGTGCTGCTGGCCCACCATCTGCTCGCCCACGCCCACCCGCTGCTGCGCGACGTCGACCGGCTCGCCGATTTCGACAAACGGGCCGCGGTGTCGCCCTATGGTGCCGGTGCGCTGGCCGGCTCGTCGCTGGGGCTCGACCCCGACGCGATCGCCGCGGAACTGGGCTTCGACTCCGCGGCCGACAATTCCATCGACGCGACCGCCGCCCGCGACTTCGCCGCCGAGGCGGCGTTCGTGCTGGCGATGATCGGGGTGGACCTGTCCCGGCTCGCCGAGGACATCATCCTCTGGAGCACAACCGAATTCGGCTACGTCACGCTGCACGACGCCTGGTCGACGGGCAGCTCGATCATGCCGCAGAAGAAGAACCCCGACATCGCCGAGCTGGCGCGCGGCAAATCCGGCCGGCTGATCGGCAACCTCACTGGGCTGCTGGCCACGCTCAAGGCGCAGCCGCTGGCCTACAACCGCGATCTGCAGGAGGACAAGGAGCCGGTCTTCGACTCGGTGGCGCAGCTGGAACTGCTGCTGCCCGCCGTCGCCGGCCTGGTGTCCACACTGCGTTTCGACGTCGACCGGATGGCCGAACTCGCGCCCCTGGGATACACGCTCGCCACCGATGTCGCGGAATGGCTGGTGCGGCGCGGGGTTCCGTTCCGCGTCGCGCACGAGGCCGCAGGCGCGGCGGTGCGCGCGGCAGAAGCCCGCGGCGTCGGACTCGAGGACCTCGAGGACGCCGAGCTGACCGGCATCCACCCAGAACTGACCGGGGACGTCCGCGAAGTGCTGACCGTCGAGGGCTCGGTCAACTCCCGCGATGCGCGCGGCGGCACCGCGCCTGTGCAGGTGGCCAAACAGCTCAACGTCGTTCGCGACACCGCCGACCGGTTGCGGCTGGCGTTGCGCCGCTGA